From the Sphingomonas aliaeris genome, one window contains:
- a CDS encoding cysteine hydrolase family protein, which produces MGTGIDGPAPGGTALLIIDMITDLEFDGAEEMREAAHHAADRIAWLRGEADAAGVPVVYVNDNRGQWHSERSRLIEHAMREGGSGRDLVRRIEPRKDDFFVIKPQFSGFYSTNLPVLLPKLSATRLILTGVSADICVLFTAADAHMREYDLWVPSDTVAGSDRQRTRWALEIMEQSMHAETRATTDLSLADWIARSEQP; this is translated from the coding sequence GTGGGCACAGGAATCGACGGACCCGCCCCTGGCGGCACGGCATTGCTGATCATCGACATGATCACCGATCTGGAGTTCGACGGGGCGGAGGAAATGCGCGAGGCGGCGCATCATGCCGCGGACCGGATCGCGTGGTTGCGGGGCGAGGCGGATGCAGCGGGCGTGCCCGTGGTCTACGTCAACGACAATCGCGGACAATGGCATTCGGAACGGTCGCGCCTGATCGAACATGCGATGCGCGAAGGCGGGAGCGGGCGCGACCTCGTCCGCCGGATCGAACCCCGCAAGGACGACTTCTTCGTCATCAAGCCGCAATTCTCCGGCTTCTATTCGACCAACCTGCCCGTTCTGCTGCCCAAGCTGAGCGCGACGCGATTGATCCTGACCGGCGTGTCGGCCGATATCTGCGTATTGTTCACCGCGGCAGATGCGCACATGCGCGAATATGATCTTTGGGTGCCATCGGACACGGTCGCGGGGTCCGACCGACAGCGCACCCGCTGGGCGCTGGAGATCATGGAGCAAAGCATGCACGCCGAGACGCGCGCCACGACCGACCTGTCGCTGGCCGACTGGATCGCGCGGTCCGAGCAGCCCTAA
- a CDS encoding helix-turn-helix transcriptional regulator codes for MALDMIDSAAEPVFVHLDRDVSGFIDDVVSVTVQDPIQVATLDNDCYAPLANVAREIGRELQGDGMLIGWHAGGGDPIYLFADVAPGAGPQAEREMASMAASAGTMRTFDARSEWRQIGGSASDGLLTTTIPADGGVVTVTTLFKRIGQSTRKRASEASARLLPLVQPFFRIWASRLRSATQLRALTAAIDRSDVGVLLVDASGQLTFANETAEALIARNDGLRRLGGMLAASHLSDTLSLQTSIQHVLASGADESKANTTPAPVVALRRSCGRPLMATIVPVRTVAQPACDAAAIIYVFDPGRTMGALLEPVCKFFGLSRVETQLACLIGDGMVLSDAAKAMRVRELTARSYLKQIFLKTGTKRQAELVGLLLKSAVRTHRIDGKATATPN; via the coding sequence ATGGCGCTCGACATGATCGACAGTGCAGCAGAACCCGTGTTCGTACATCTGGATCGCGACGTATCCGGGTTCATCGACGACGTGGTGTCCGTCACCGTTCAGGACCCGATCCAGGTCGCGACGCTCGACAACGACTGTTACGCCCCGCTGGCCAACGTCGCGCGTGAGATCGGGCGCGAATTGCAGGGCGACGGGATGCTGATCGGCTGGCATGCCGGCGGCGGCGATCCGATATACCTGTTCGCCGATGTCGCGCCGGGCGCCGGTCCGCAGGCGGAACGCGAGATGGCGTCTATGGCGGCGTCCGCGGGCACAATGCGCACGTTCGACGCGCGCTCCGAGTGGCGCCAGATCGGGGGCAGTGCGTCGGACGGGCTGCTCACCACGACGATCCCGGCGGATGGCGGCGTCGTCACCGTCACCACCTTGTTCAAGCGGATTGGTCAATCGACCCGCAAGCGCGCGAGCGAGGCGTCGGCGCGGCTCCTGCCACTCGTGCAGCCCTTCTTCCGCATCTGGGCCTCGCGACTGCGTTCGGCGACGCAGCTGCGCGCGCTGACCGCCGCGATCGATCGCAGCGACGTCGGCGTCCTGCTCGTCGATGCGAGCGGCCAGCTGACCTTCGCGAACGAGACGGCGGAGGCGCTGATCGCGCGCAATGACGGCCTGCGCCGGCTCGGCGGAATGCTCGCCGCGTCGCACCTGTCCGACACGCTCAGCCTGCAGACGTCGATCCAGCACGTCCTCGCATCGGGCGCCGACGAGTCGAAAGCCAACACCACACCAGCGCCGGTCGTCGCCCTGCGACGCAGTTGCGGACGACCGTTGATGGCCACCATCGTGCCGGTCCGCACGGTGGCGCAACCGGCCTGCGACGCCGCCGCGATCATCTACGTCTTCGATCCCGGCCGGACGATGGGCGCGCTGCTCGAACCGGTGTGCAAGTTCTTCGGCCTGTCGCGCGTCGAGACCCAACTCGCCTGCCTGATCGGGGACGGGATGGTCCTGTCCGATGCAGCCAAGGCGATGCGCGTCCGCGAACTGACGGCACGGTCGTACCTCAAGCAGATATTCCTGAAGACCGGCACGAAACGGCAGGCCGAACTGGTCGGGCTGCTGCTGAAAAGCGCCGTCCGCACGCACCGCATCGATGGAAAAGCGACCGCTACCCCCAATTGA
- a CDS encoding beta strand repeat-containing protein produces the protein MKTKYFTCCSFAALMIGAPAVAQDMTPTATDSSLAVVYSAPDISTIQTDSSGSNNVGDIGVTDSGNTATSNTSTTSTDSSGSNNGGNTANTDNSNNSTNGSLNGGNTSTADSGNTATSTNTDNSGSNNGGNTSTADSGNTANTDNSNNSVNDSLNGGNTSTSDSGNTATTTNTNTDNSNDAAASGGTSGANNGGTAVGDISVADTGNTATTTNTSTDNSTDTSAGTSAANGGTAIGDISVADTGNTSTNTSTDNSTDTSAGTSAANGGTAIGDISVADTGNTATSTTTNTDNSTNTSASAGNSAANNGGTAVGDISVADTGNTDNSTNTSASSGTSAANNGGTAVGDISVADTGNTSDSSTNGSFNDSSDNSSATGAQVAANNGGSATDSRNSSTNGSYNDSSDNSTSDSSDNSISGSYNDNSDNRDQSDNRDQSDNSDNSDNSTSVANSNNDNSDRSANGSYNSDSSSDDSVRVRDSYNDTSDRSVTDNSTATGAARSNSVFGDGAIVASSTLSSYVTGVSVTFNGSDGNGTTTDNSLTNGGSSFQNFAGMQALNQNTGAGASQNASVSVAASTGDLNF, from the coding sequence ATGAAAACCAAATACTTCACCTGTTGTTCGTTTGCCGCGCTGATGATCGGTGCGCCCGCAGTCGCGCAGGACATGACCCCGACCGCCACGGACAGCTCGCTCGCTGTCGTCTACAGCGCGCCGGATATCTCGACGATCCAGACGGATAGCTCGGGCAGCAACAATGTCGGCGACATCGGCGTGACCGACAGCGGCAATACTGCAACTTCGAACACCAGCACGACCAGCACCGATTCGTCGGGCAGCAACAACGGTGGCAATACGGCCAACACCGACAATTCCAACAACTCGACCAACGGCAGCCTCAACGGCGGCAACACGTCGACGGCGGACAGCGGCAACACGGCGACGTCCACCAACACCGACAATTCGGGCAGCAACAACGGCGGTAACACCTCCACGGCAGACAGCGGCAACACCGCCAACACCGACAATTCGAACAATTCCGTGAACGACAGCCTGAACGGCGGCAACACGTCGACCAGCGACAGCGGCAACACCGCCACGACGACCAACACCAACACGGACAATTCCAACGACGCCGCGGCATCGGGTGGGACGTCGGGTGCGAATAACGGCGGCACCGCAGTCGGCGACATCAGCGTCGCGGATACCGGCAATACCGCCACGACGACCAACACCAGCACCGACAATTCGACCGACACGTCGGCCGGCACCTCGGCAGCGAATGGCGGCACCGCGATCGGTGACATCAGCGTGGCCGATACCGGCAACACGTCGACCAACACCAGCACGGACAATTCGACCGATACGTCGGCCGGCACGTCGGCTGCGAACGGCGGCACGGCGATCGGCGATATCAGCGTGGCAGACACGGGCAACACCGCCACGTCGACCACGACGAACACCGACAATTCGACCAACACGTCCGCATCGGCCGGCAACTCTGCTGCCAACAATGGCGGCACCGCGGTCGGCGACATCAGCGTCGCGGACACCGGCAACACCGACAATTCGACCAATACGTCGGCATCGTCGGGCACGTCCGCTGCCAACAATGGCGGTACGGCGGTCGGTGACATCAGCGTCGCGGACACCGGCAACACGTCGGACAGCTCCACCAACGGCAGCTTCAACGACAGTTCGGACAATAGCAGCGCCACCGGTGCGCAGGTCGCGGCGAACAACGGCGGTTCGGCGACGGACAGCCGCAACAGCTCGACCAACGGCAGCTATAACGACAGCTCCGATAACTCGACCAGCGACAGCTCCGACAATTCGATCAGCGGCAGCTACAACGACAATTCGGACAATCGCGATCAATCCGACAATCGCGACCAGTCCGATAACAGCGACAATAGCGACAACTCGACCAGTGTCGCCAACAGCAACAACGACAATTCGGATCGCTCGGCGAACGGCAGCTACAATAGCGACAGCTCGTCCGACGACTCGGTTCGTGTCCGCGACAGCTATAACGACACGTCCGACCGGTCGGTAACGGACAACTCGACGGCGACCGGCGCTGCTCGTTCGAACAGCGTCTTCGGCGACGGCGCGATCGTCGCCAGCTCCACGCTGTCCAGCTATGTAACCGGCGTCAGCGTCACGTTCAACGGGTCGGACGGCAACGGCACCACCACGGACAACAGCCTGACCAACGGCGGCAGTTCGTTCCAGAACTTCGCCGGCATGCAGGCGCTCAACCAGAACACCGGTGCCGGTGCGTCGCAGAACGCCAGCGTCAGCGTGGCGGCTTCGACCGGAGACCTGAACTTCTAA
- a CDS encoding ATP-binding protein, with protein sequence MKMDGVMPPSRRARAANDLLLRETNHRCSNDLQLVVSLLSLQSMRATSEEARRALNDAMERVSVLARSRAALNHHAAPSLGAALRQITEGLHAHCEPRAILVSLELATEGERLSPAQITTIALVVNELATNAIKHAFREGRSGHIMIKAYDRDESSIVILVDDDGLPFPEPTGKSGGLGLGLVKRLVASTGGLFISPPPGAKIFEIRVPVAQG encoded by the coding sequence ATGAAGATGGACGGCGTCATGCCGCCGTCCCGTCGCGCGCGCGCCGCGAACGACCTGTTGCTGCGCGAGACGAATCACCGGTGCAGCAACGACCTGCAACTGGTCGTCAGCCTGTTGTCGCTGCAAAGCATGCGCGCGACGAGCGAGGAGGCGCGGCGGGCGCTGAACGACGCGATGGAGCGCGTCAGCGTCCTCGCGCGGTCGCGCGCGGCGCTCAACCATCACGCCGCCCCGAGCCTCGGCGCGGCGCTGCGCCAGATCACCGAGGGGCTGCACGCGCATTGCGAGCCGCGAGCGATCCTGGTGTCGCTGGAACTCGCGACGGAAGGCGAGCGGCTGTCCCCGGCGCAGATCACGACGATCGCCCTGGTCGTCAACGAACTCGCCACCAACGCGATCAAGCATGCATTTCGCGAAGGGCGGTCGGGCCACATCATGATCAAGGCCTATGATCGCGACGAGAGCAGCATCGTCATCCTGGTCGACGATGACGGCCTGCCCTTCCCCGAACCCACGGGAAAGAGCGGCGGGCTCGGCCTCGGATTGGTCAAGCGGCTGGTCGCGTCGACCGGCGGGCTGTTCATTTCACCCCCGCCGGGTGCGAAGATCTTCGAGATCCGGGTGCCAGTCGCGCAAGGCTGA
- a CDS encoding C39 family peptidase encodes MKSAVALSFSILLAACGADVSDRTHFVASVGPVGDYRLPVSSVVERRYAGVVRQRYDFSCGSAALATLLRYHYGFDVREEVAFRGMWARGDQQQIRRVGFSLLDMKRWLASRGLAADGYKVSLEKVAQTGVPGIALIAVRNYRHFVVVKGISNGEVLIGDPSSGVSVMPVAQFASVWNGIYFVLSADQARAKSNFNQPAQWQSLTRSPIGGRFSDPLSLQALSLTAPFYGDIS; translated from the coding sequence GTGAAATCCGCCGTCGCCCTGTCTTTTTCGATCCTTCTTGCAGCGTGCGGCGCGGATGTTTCCGATCGCACGCATTTCGTCGCCAGCGTCGGCCCGGTCGGCGACTATCGCCTGCCCGTCTCCAGCGTCGTCGAACGGCGCTATGCCGGCGTGGTCCGGCAACGATACGATTTCAGCTGCGGCTCGGCGGCGCTCGCCACCCTGCTGCGCTACCATTACGGCTTCGACGTCCGCGAGGAGGTCGCCTTTCGCGGCATGTGGGCGCGTGGCGACCAGCAACAGATCCGGCGCGTCGGCTTCTCGCTGCTCGACATGAAACGCTGGCTCGCCAGCCGCGGTTTGGCAGCGGACGGCTACAAGGTGTCGCTGGAAAAGGTCGCGCAGACCGGCGTTCCGGGCATCGCGCTGATCGCCGTGCGCAATTACCGCCACTTCGTCGTGGTGAAGGGGATCAGCAACGGAGAGGTGCTGATCGGCGATCCCTCCAGCGGCGTATCCGTCATGCCGGTCGCGCAGTTCGCGTCGGTGTGGAACGGCATCTACTTCGTGCTGTCCGCCGATCAGGCGCGCGCGAAATCGAACTTCAATCAGCCGGCGCAGTGGCAGTCCTTGACCCGGTCACCGATCGGCGGGCGCTTTTCCGATCCGCTGAGCCTGCAGGCGCTGTCGCTGACCGCACCGTTTTACGGGGATATCTCATGA
- a CDS encoding PEPxxWA-CTERM sorting domain-containing protein has product MDDFYTLFMQRPLNNLLNETDNFAPSPTTLGQNDYAINGEGFPVGTQDNSDGFYTLTLTFGDGAVITGDYVGSTFTAGSSTTVGNTTYAMTGFGWDRSPANNVGRYSLVTAGSDENDYTGQFSFSQQVAAVPESATWGMMILGFGMIGGAARRRRHVARLSYS; this is encoded by the coding sequence GTGGATGACTTTTACACATTGTTCATGCAACGCCCGCTGAACAATCTGTTGAACGAGACGGATAACTTTGCTCCGTCACCAACGACGCTTGGCCAGAACGATTATGCCATCAACGGCGAGGGCTTTCCCGTTGGTACCCAGGACAATTCGGACGGGTTCTACACGCTCACGCTGACATTCGGCGATGGCGCAGTGATCACCGGTGACTATGTCGGCAGTACCTTCACCGCCGGGTCGAGCACGACGGTCGGTAATACCACCTACGCGATGACGGGGTTCGGCTGGGACCGCAGCCCTGCCAACAATGTCGGGCGGTATTCTTTGGTCACGGCCGGCAGTGACGAGAACGATTATACCGGCCAGTTCTCCTTCTCGCAGCAGGTGGCGGCCGTTCCGGAATCCGCGACCTGGGGCATGATGATCCTGGGGTTCGGGATGATCGGCGGTGCAGCGCGGCGGCGTCGGCACGTGGCGCGGCTCAGCTATTCCTGA
- a CDS encoding Crp/Fnr family transcriptional regulator, whose protein sequence is MANGSVRTIAMLRADPRLANSLADTRLASFPFLTPEERAAMRDCAATRRPVRIGMELVREGDPVDTVYFLEDGWACQYTTTRDGRRQISALLLPGDICNLDALLFRQLDVGVRMLTHGSVLAVPRERVATLAANYPGIMQCFTWLGLSENTILSRRTLCLGRLSARERLAHLLCELAVRLGHVASEGPVTFAMPLTQEHIADVLGLTPVHVNRSFRQLRTEGLLSSTRGTIGVCDIVALRRAGEFQPGYLHVQELRNGSTIDLRDANRRETLHMFEGPR, encoded by the coding sequence ATGGCTAACGGTTCCGTCCGCACGATTGCGATGCTTCGCGCCGATCCCCGGCTGGCCAACAGCCTGGCCGATACGCGACTGGCCAGCTTCCCTTTCCTGACGCCCGAAGAGCGTGCCGCGATGCGCGATTGCGCCGCGACACGGCGACCGGTGCGGATCGGGATGGAACTGGTCCGCGAGGGCGACCCGGTCGACACGGTCTATTTCCTGGAAGACGGCTGGGCGTGCCAGTACACCACGACGCGCGACGGCCGGCGGCAGATTTCCGCGCTGCTGCTGCCGGGCGATATCTGCAACCTCGACGCCTTGCTGTTCCGGCAACTGGATGTCGGCGTGCGGATGCTGACGCATGGCAGCGTACTGGCGGTGCCGCGCGAACGCGTCGCGACGCTTGCGGCCAACTATCCGGGCATCATGCAATGCTTCACCTGGCTCGGCTTGTCGGAGAACACGATCCTGTCGCGGCGGACCTTGTGCCTCGGGCGGCTGTCGGCGCGCGAGCGGCTGGCGCATCTGCTCTGCGAACTGGCGGTGCGGCTGGGCCATGTCGCGAGCGAAGGGCCGGTAACGTTCGCCATGCCGCTGACGCAGGAACATATCGCCGACGTGCTTGGGCTGACGCCGGTGCACGTCAATCGCAGCTTCCGCCAGTTGCGGACGGAGGGCCTCCTGTCCTCGACGCGCGGGACGATCGGGGTGTGCGACATCGTGGCGCTGCGCCGGGCGGGGGAATTCCAGCCGGGATATCTGCACGTGCAGGAATTGCGCAACGGATCGACGATCGACCTGCGCGATGCCAACCGGCGCGAGACGCTGCATATGTTCGAAGGCCCGCGATGA
- a CDS encoding Crp/Fnr family transcriptional regulator, whose product MSTSDDFRSTNLLLNALTPEDRALLAPHFTRIELERNHVLVEPGEPIEHIYFPEGGIASVISQMEDTAETELGIFGFEGMSGLAAILGAETTATKTSMQVDGTTAMRIDTARLREAMWQSRPLMELLLRYVQTVLMQVSHSAVSNAHHRMESRLARWLLMCHDRVDGNEIALTHRFMSMMITAQRSGVTVTLHILEGGGAIRSTRGLVTILDRERLEEVAGEAYGTPEAEYRRFIGPFGRSPTQV is encoded by the coding sequence GTGTCGACATCCGACGACTTCCGCTCCACCAACCTGCTGCTGAACGCACTCACCCCTGAGGATCGCGCGCTGCTCGCCCCGCATTTCACGCGGATCGAACTCGAGCGTAACCATGTCCTCGTCGAACCCGGCGAGCCAATCGAGCATATCTACTTTCCGGAAGGCGGCATCGCCTCCGTCATCTCGCAAATGGAGGATACCGCCGAAACCGAGCTCGGTATCTTCGGGTTCGAGGGCATGTCCGGCCTTGCCGCGATCCTCGGCGCAGAGACGACCGCCACCAAGACGTCGATGCAGGTCGACGGAACCACCGCGATGCGCATCGATACCGCCCGGCTGCGGGAGGCCATGTGGCAGAGCCGCCCGCTGATGGAACTCCTGCTCCGCTATGTGCAGACCGTGCTGATGCAGGTCTCGCATAGCGCGGTCAGCAACGCGCACCACCGCATGGAGTCGCGGCTCGCCCGCTGGCTGCTGATGTGCCACGACCGGGTCGACGGCAACGAGATCGCGCTGACGCATCGCTTCATGTCGATGATGATCACCGCGCAGCGATCAGGCGTCACGGTCACTTTGCATATCCTTGAGGGCGGCGGCGCGATCCGGTCGACGCGCGGTCTGGTCACGATCCTCGACCGCGAACGGCTGGAGGAGGTCGCGGGAGAGGCCTATGGCACGCCGGAGGCTGAATATCGCCGCTTTATCGGACCGTTCGGACGGTCGCCCACCCAGGTTTGA
- a CDS encoding SDR family oxidoreductase, with product MSDTPDDLQPPLPEQQQDVPGHTEEMNPRPDHGEESYRGSGRLADKAVVITGGDSGIGRAVAIAFAREGADILISYLNEDDDAQETARWIEEAGRKVVLVPGDISDAAHCRSIVAQAVEAFGRIDILVNNAAHQMTFEAIEDIPDEEWDKTFATNIHAMFYLSKAAVPHMAEGSSIINTASVNADTPKPTLLPYATTKGAIQNFTGGLAQLLGKRNIRVNCVAPGPVWTPLIPSTMPPDQVKEFGKETPMGRPAQPRELAPAYVMLATDEASYISGATIAVTGGKPII from the coding sequence ATGAGCGACACCCCCGACGACCTTCAGCCGCCGCTTCCCGAACAGCAGCAGGACGTGCCGGGACACACCGAGGAAATGAATCCGCGCCCCGATCACGGCGAGGAAAGCTATCGCGGTTCCGGCCGGCTGGCGGACAAGGCCGTCGTCATCACCGGTGGTGACAGCGGCATCGGTCGCGCGGTGGCGATCGCATTCGCACGCGAAGGCGCGGATATCCTGATCTCATACCTGAACGAGGATGACGACGCGCAGGAAACGGCGCGCTGGATCGAGGAAGCTGGCCGCAAGGTCGTGCTGGTGCCCGGCGACATCAGCGATGCCGCGCATTGCCGCAGCATCGTCGCGCAGGCGGTGGAGGCGTTCGGTCGGATCGACATCCTCGTCAATAATGCCGCCCACCAGATGACGTTCGAGGCGATCGAGGACATTCCCGACGAGGAATGGGACAAGACCTTCGCGACCAACATCCACGCCATGTTCTATCTGTCCAAGGCGGCGGTTCCGCACATGGCGGAAGGCAGTTCGATCATAAACACCGCGTCCGTCAACGCCGACACGCCCAAACCGACGCTGTTGCCCTATGCGACGACGAAGGGCGCGATCCAGAACTTCACCGGCGGGCTCGCGCAACTGCTCGGCAAGCGCAACATCCGCGTCAATTGCGTCGCGCCCGGACCCGTCTGGACGCCGCTCATCCCCTCGACGATGCCGCCGGATCAGGTGAAGGAATTCGGCAAGGAGACACCGATGGGTCGCCCCGCCCAGCCGAGGGAACTCGCGCCCGCTTATGTGATGCTGGCGACCGACGAGGCGAGTTACATTTCCGGCGCGACGATCGCGGTCACCGGCGGCAAACCGATCATCTGA
- a CDS encoding transporter, giving the protein MTRWMMLGSAAATIVAVPAGAQQAGTQQVRPSPARPGKPLTIRQQLDQAMTMLAAQQRQIDQQASELAALRRRMEGVDVMQAQALPKLPVGQSPPAPAIAAAQGAAPGAGDPGSALQSVPAPLERVGQAPADEDRPIALAVLDNQASVVTRRGALTAEFQADYARADRSRAIFRGIELVEAVLVGVFDINESRQDVVSASAALRYGLTNRLEIGGRVPFVHRSDSSIVAPVTGSTNNDAAATTDNSVKGTGLGDIEVTARYQFLDGKNGWPYLIANLQGVIPTGSDPFSIRRDGLGRLTRAATGAGFWGISPSVTAILPSDPVVLFGTLGYTFNLGKSVDTRIPPVIIRYVDPGDAISASAGIGVSFNQRTTLNLGYAHTWAFGTRTETMLMAPTAAWPGSRATTSRDLQIGRFLFGVTYRMSDRKSLNWSVEVGATQDATNLRTVLRIPISLLTGR; this is encoded by the coding sequence ATGACGCGTTGGATGATGCTCGGATCGGCGGCGGCAACGATCGTCGCGGTACCGGCGGGTGCGCAGCAAGCGGGCACGCAACAGGTGCGGCCGAGCCCGGCCAGACCGGGCAAGCCGCTGACGATCCGTCAGCAATTGGATCAGGCGATGACTATGCTTGCCGCGCAACAGCGCCAGATCGATCAACAGGCAAGTGAACTCGCTGCCTTGCGTCGCCGGATGGAAGGCGTGGACGTGATGCAGGCACAGGCGCTGCCCAAACTGCCGGTCGGGCAATCCCCGCCGGCGCCCGCGATCGCGGCGGCGCAGGGGGCGGCGCCCGGGGCGGGCGATCCGGGCAGCGCGCTGCAATCGGTGCCGGCTCCGCTCGAACGCGTAGGGCAGGCACCGGCCGACGAGGACCGACCGATCGCGCTGGCGGTGCTGGACAATCAGGCGAGCGTCGTCACCCGGCGTGGTGCGCTCACCGCCGAATTCCAGGCCGATTATGCGCGGGCGGATCGCAGCCGCGCGATATTTCGCGGCATCGAACTGGTCGAGGCGGTACTGGTTGGCGTGTTCGACATCAACGAAAGCCGGCAGGACGTCGTCTCCGCATCGGCGGCGCTCCGCTACGGCCTGACCAACCGGCTGGAAATCGGCGGGCGTGTCCCCTTCGTCCACCGCTCCGACAGTTCGATCGTCGCCCCCGTCACGGGCAGCACGAACAACGATGCCGCCGCCACGACCGACAATTCGGTCAAGGGCACCGGCCTTGGCGATATCGAGGTCACGGCGCGATATCAGTTCCTCGACGGGAAAAACGGCTGGCCATATCTGATCGCGAACCTTCAGGGTGTCATCCCGACCGGCTCGGACCCGTTCAGCATCCGGCGCGACGGGCTCGGGCGGCTGACGCGCGCGGCGACCGGTGCCGGCTTCTGGGGCATTTCGCCCAGCGTCACCGCGATCCTGCCAAGCGATCCGGTCGTCCTGTTCGGTACGCTCGGCTACACGTTCAATCTCGGCAAATCGGTCGATACCCGCATCCCGCCGGTCATCATTCGCTATGTCGATCCGGGCGACGCCATCTCGGCCAGCGCAGGCATCGGCGTGTCCTTCAACCAGCGGACCACACTGAACCTGGGATACGCGCATACCTGGGCATTCGGCACGCGGACCGAAACGATGTTGATGGCGCCCACCGCGGCCTGGCCGGGATCGCGGGCCACGACATCGCGCGACTTGCAGATCGGACGGTTCCTGTTCGGCGTCACGTACCGGATGAGCGACCGAAAGAGCCTCAACTGGTCGGTCGAGGTCGGTGCGACTCAGGACGCGACCAACCTGCGCACCGTATTACGTATTCCCATTTCGCTTCTTACCGGGAGATAA